A stretch of Pseudoclavibacter chungangensis DNA encodes these proteins:
- a CDS encoding ArgP/LysG family DNA-binding transcriptional regulator, with translation MLPVTIEQLDTLDAVIREGSFERAARALRITPSAVSQRMKALEETVGRIVVRRSTPTAVTDAGATLLRYARQVRLLGEEARRELGGDEDGTGWTEVPIAVSAESLELWFLDLVDHLPADSRIALRLFRVDEHHTTEPLRDGSVFAAITVSPEAVQGCSVESLGVMPYVAVATPELVALAADEGIERVPVIDFDDADPLQRRFLKQLGARNPVTGYVLPTTAAFASGIRRGLGWGFMPATAVAEELADGRLAPILPGASVTVPLYLQRWNIASTVLDTVSEAVRRAAAAHLVTGSAHVPRPEDAGFAAGH, from the coding sequence ATGTTGCCCGTCACGATCGAACAGCTCGACACCCTCGACGCCGTCATCCGCGAGGGCTCGTTCGAGCGGGCGGCTCGTGCGCTCCGCATCACGCCCTCGGCCGTGTCCCAGCGCATGAAGGCGCTCGAGGAGACCGTCGGACGGATCGTCGTTCGCCGGTCGACGCCGACGGCGGTCACGGACGCCGGCGCGACGCTCCTGCGCTACGCGCGGCAGGTCCGCCTCCTCGGGGAGGAGGCCCGGCGGGAGCTGGGCGGCGACGAGGACGGGACCGGCTGGACCGAGGTCCCCATCGCCGTGAGCGCCGAGTCGCTCGAGCTCTGGTTCCTCGATCTCGTGGATCACCTCCCCGCCGACTCGCGGATCGCGCTCCGGCTCTTCCGCGTCGACGAGCACCACACGACGGAGCCGCTGCGGGACGGGAGCGTGTTCGCGGCGATCACGGTGTCGCCCGAAGCGGTGCAGGGCTGCTCCGTCGAGTCGCTCGGCGTGATGCCCTACGTCGCCGTCGCGACACCGGAGCTCGTCGCGCTCGCCGCGGACGAGGGCATCGAGCGCGTTCCCGTCATCGACTTCGACGACGCCGACCCGCTCCAGCGCCGGTTCCTGAAGCAGCTCGGTGCCCGGAATCCCGTGACCGGGTACGTGCTGCCGACGACGGCCGCGTTCGCGTCGGGGATCCGGCGCGGTCTCGGGTGGGGGTTCATGCCCGCGACCGCCGTCGCCGAGGAGCTGGCCGACGGCCGACTCGCCCCGATCCTGCCGGGCGCGAGCGTCACGGTCCCGCTGTACCTCCAGCGCTGGAACATCGCCTCGACGGTGCTCGACACCGTCTCGGAGGCCGTGCG